From a single Rutidosis leptorrhynchoides isolate AG116_Rl617_1_P2 chromosome 5, CSIRO_AGI_Rlap_v1, whole genome shotgun sequence genomic region:
- the LOC139848507 gene encoding uncharacterized protein, whose amino-acid sequence MAESSKFHPALTITNIKNTIPIVLDMDTSKYLSWEAFFKTHYRAYQVLDHITATPTTTDSSSSTTTPSSEPKNTETWNRLDAIVLQWIYGTISADLLDIILKADQTALDVWDRIKSIFHDNKNSRVVHLRHKFPNIRLDTYEALPSFILPHKTPSIIL is encoded by the coding sequence ATGGCTGAATCCAGCAAATTCCATCCTGCACTCACTATAACAAACATTAAAAATACAATTCCCATCGTCCTTGATATGGATACTAGCAAATACCTATCGTGGGAAGCATTCTTCAAAACCCACTACCGTGCATATCAAGTACTCGATCACATCACTGCCACTCCAACAACCACTGATTCCTCTTCTTCTACAACGACACCATCTTCAGAACCTAAAAACACAGAAACTTGGAACCGATTGGATGCAATTGTACTCCAATGGATTTACGGGACCATCTCCGCCGATCTGTTGGATATTATTCTCAAAGCTGATCAAACTGCCCTTGATGTGTGGGATCGTATCAAGTCTATTTTTCATGATAACAAAAATTCTCGTGTTGTTCACCTACGACACAAATTTCCTAACATTCGTCTTGACACCTATGAAGCCCTTCCATCATTCATTCTCCCACACAAAACCCCTTCCATCATTCTATGA